The following is a genomic window from Neodiprion lecontei isolate iyNeoLeco1 chromosome 4, iyNeoLeco1.1, whole genome shotgun sequence.
CGAGTTTCAGTAACCCTAAAATATCATTCATATCGATTCTTTTGATAATTTGACAGATTAACTTTTCCCAATAACAATCATTTCCTGCCGGAATCTACAATTTTCCTATTTGTCAAAGTAATTTCGTCCTGTGCTTTCAATATACAGAATCACCGGCATTCTGCATGTTGTAACATAGAAATGTCTAATATATCAAAGTCGAAGAACAGGAATTTCTTACCTTTTCATCCGAACCTTATCATTAATCATCCGAGCTAAAATAATATTAGATAACAAATTTCCCAACAGTTTTTCGCTTCGTTGATCGAGATGTAAAGTATTACCGACACGAGGAAGGTACCCGACGATCAGCGGTGGTTACGAGTCCTTGTTCCTATGGTCGGTAACAAGGTCGTCGCCGAATGTGACCGTACCAACGGTAGAATTTTGAGAATAAGTACTCATTGATAACGTCCCTTTGAACCATGGTCGTTTTCCGTTGATAACTTTCGCCATTAGTCAGCCTCCGACCACCTGTTCGGTACCAACAGGTATGAGTATTGACGCAGGTGTGGCAAACGGGAGGGTCAACATTCACTTACAGTCTGCAGAGGCGACAGGCGATGGTGGACTTCGGGCTGCTTATCCTTCGAAAAGCTTGGCAATAGTCGAATCGTGATACTAGAAATTATATCGGTGCAACCAGATCTCGGGCGGCTGAATTCCTcgtgaacgaatttattcacTACGTGTGTAACGCAATCGCATTGAACGTTTCGTGATCTCGGAATCTACGTATCAAATGACTGCAGGGTAATTATTGATCTGTTTTGCTCCACAGGTGAAGGACCGTCTTGTGGCAACGACGCTGAATCCACAAGCGAGGGGATGTCGGTCGTCACATCAACATCCCCGCGACTTTCTGCTGGCGCAAATGCCGACAGTGACAGCGACAGCACGTCGACGGAACTTTGCGACGAACCAGATCGTCTCAGCGACGTCGACAGCGAGGAACTCACCTCTAATTCCGATTGCTACGTCATGGCGACCGACGACGAGAAGAGTCCTCGCAGGGAAGGAACCGACAATAAGACATCACCCAGCCATCACGATTTCGCGTACGGTCAGCAAAAAGGAGCGCAGAGCTTGAAGCTACCCTCAAACCTCGAGGAGACTTCGATCTCTGAGATAACCGACCAGATCCGCAGACTGTCGACGGATAATGAGAGACTGGGACGTTACAAGCTGGCTGACGAAGCGCCAGATCAGGTTGAACGAGAATCGTTGGACTCCGTGAAAACCGATGATGTGCCAGTGTTTGCCACGGACATCGACTCGATCAATAGTTCGTCGGTTGAGCGAGTGGAAAGGCCATCCGAAACGTTAGGtagttttgatttttcaagcACCATTAGCGGTGGTCCAAATGCTGGTGAGAGTAGCTCAGTATctgttgaaaatgaaactgaaGTTCAGATACTTGACGAATATCAGTTTACTGATCCTAGTTTATTTCCATTGAAAGTGCTTTCTAGTTCTCACCTGGAGTCATCGGACGATCCTGAAGTGTTGGAATTCGATAAAAGGGTAGCTGCAGATACTAGTGCGCGAATAGATAGGCCCGATATGGGAAAGCGCTACGATTTTGCTCCTGAGCTtaaatattcgaattttgaCGACGATAATCTAGTTGCCGTAGATTCGGAGGCTAGACATTCCGAAACTGAGCCAGATTTTGGTAACGGTGCTTCGACCGTTCAGCTTGCTTCCTCGCCGGGGATGATTGGCGATAATTTGAACAAAGTAGTTGCCGATTCAAAGCCTTACTCCAGATCCTACGTAATAGGACACGTTCCAATATCTCCGATAAACTTAGAACAgaagcttaattactcggcCGAATATCCATCCTCGACAGCTGCCATCAAGATTGTCGAAAGAGAGACGCAAGAGTTTCCAATGAAGATACACGAACCGCAGAACAAGTCCAACGGAGTCTCTGTAAATATTAGTAGCGTAGATTTTACCAGAAATAATGACTTGGTTCGAATCAAACCGGCAACGAGTCCAGCTGCGGTTGTTGGTGTTCGCCTAGAGCTGAGCCAAACCCCGACGACACCGGGCAGTGACAAATCGTGCAGCTCTGGGGAAACCATGGGTCCAGATTCGAAAACCTCCAGCTTAACGACCAGTCCTCGAACTCCAGTGAGCTTCGATTCGCGTGATTTTCACGCGGAGAAGTCAGCCGCCTCTTCTGTGAGCTCGGAGTCAAAAACCCTGACCCTTCGTTCCATCGGTTCCGATGATCAGGATGTTCAGCTGAAAGCAGCGATGCGAATTACATCCTTAGCCAAATCAAGTTCACCGTCCCTGATCAGCTTTGACTCTTTGAAAGGCAAATCGAGCCTGAGTCCGAAGTTGGAGGCGAGTAGCTCCAGCGACTCGTGCAGCCCGGATCGAAAAAAGTCTTCCGAAAGATCGTTTAGCTCCGATCTTCAATCGCCGATCAGTGccaattcaataaaatttacttcaaattGCAAAGGGGGTCGTGGCACCTACTCCGACTCTCCGATCAATCTTTGCTCCGCGACTTCCCCGTTTTACCCAATCGCACGCCCGAATGAAAAGACACCCTCACCGTACAGCACTGCGAAGCAAAAGAACAGCACCACTGATAGTGAGGAGACTTCACCCGAGCAAAAGTCCACGAGTTCAAAAGGATCTGGAAAATTAATAGCTTCCGAATCGAGGAAAGATCGTGTCATTAGAAGCGAAGAGGGAATGGACTTCACCGGCAGTTCAAAGGATGACTTTCGCCATAATCTGGGAAAAGACAGATCGCAGGAAACCGATATCGAATCGTCGCTGGCGGACGATAAATGCAAAATGGAAGAAACAGACACAACGCGTTTCTATGGGATAAACTACTCACAAAGTTATCGGACTGAGTCGCAGCTGGAAGAGAATGAGTCGAGGGATCAATATGCGGATAAGGATACCGTGTCCCCTTTGccgcgagaaaaatttgaaaaacttgcaATTTTCTACGACAAAAGTAGTAAGAGTTTATTGGAGAGAAATAAAGACAGGACGAACGAGTACGAAGTTGGTCAAGATTACTCGAAGCCTTTTGAGCGCAGCTCTAGCAGCTTAGACAAAAGATTTACGGATTCGAAACTTTCCTCTTCGTCTGATGAGTTCGGAAGGAACAGTCTGAAGAAACGGTCGAGCGATATTTTGGAGGACTTGAGGCATCTCGAGATTAAAAGTACCGGTGATGGGGGATCGGAGAACGGACTCACCAAAAAGGCGAGCGATATTCTACAGGATTTGAAGAGCCTGGAAGCCAGAAGGCAAGACACCTTTAGCGATTCAGCGAACGGATTTTCTAAGGTCCGGTTGATTGACCTTGAGATGAATATTCCGACCGTTTCTAGGAAGCAGTACGTGATCGaaccgaaaattcaaattcaggAAGACAGCGATAGCTTTTTAAATACTCTCGCGCGGGTTTCGGATAATACGAAAACCGATGATGATAAGGAGCCGAAGCTGGGCGTCTGGACGAAAGTTAAGCCGCGTAAGAAAAGTGATAACGGTCGAAGAAGCAGCGACAGAGCGCTGAAAATCATTCAGGAGAACTCGGCGATTCTGCATAGAATTCTTACCTGTCAGGCGAAAAAGCGACTGCCCGATTTGGAGGAAATATCGAAAGAGATAACTATCAGCCCCATCAACGAggagatttcaaaaatatttagtcCAATTCTTGAGAAAATCGGCCTCAACGAACACGAAATTAACGAGGAATTGGCcagaattaatttcaaagaCTTGGACCAGCTATCGATGACCAGTGGTTCCGAATTCGATGCCAAGATCAACGACGAGCTCTCAAAACTTTCGCTGATCGATGATACCGAAGAGATCGACAATTTGGATCTGGACGAAGCTTTGTCCAGAGATTATCTGGACACGAGAGAGGCTCTGATCGACAGGCAGATAAACGAGGAACTTTCGAAGCTGCTAGCAAACTACGAAGAACGGCCTTCATCCTCGGGTCTTCCGCGTCAGGAACAAGGCTCTTCTAGCCAAAACATCAGCGAGATGGAGGGACTAGACCTCTCGAGTATCTCGACGAACGTCTTCTCTCACAAGTCGTCGAACGACTCGATCGACACTAAGAGCGAACTCGGCTCGATCCAAGAGGGAGTAATAAAGCCGGAGAAATCCTACGATTATAACGACAAGCCGATTCCATATCCACCGCCGAAATACAACCTTCAGGACCTATCGCCTAAAAGTGACATCGACATTTACCGGGAGTTGGAGAAACTCGACAAGATATCAGCTGGGGAAATATACCCGAGTATGCAACCGGTGTCAGCGCCCGAGGTGATTTCCACCAACCCTTACGCTCCCGATCACGCGCTGACATACGGGGAGAGAATGTCGCCAATCTTGAGTTACACCCCGAAAGCAGAGAAGTCCTTCGACTTGTCGCCATTGAGGAGTCCCTACGACAGCTACAAGCCGTACGACTTCAAGTCGAGAATTTCGCCGAGAAAAACGCCGGGCAATCCGTACTCCGTTCGATCATACGAGAAGCCATCGATGGACTCGAGTTTTGAATTCAGCGACCACAAGTCCGTCGCCTCATCGCACATCTACGATATCTCACCGAAGAGGGCTGTCATTTCAAAGGAAACGCTCGAATTTCGGGTGAGATACGACGACGAGCCACCGCCGAAGATTCGGAGCGATGATTTCACCCTGCGATCTTTTCAGACGGATATAGCTAACCTCGACAAAGGCGCTGCCTACTACGAAACAAACACGGCTGACCCCGCAAAGTATCTACCGCGAGACGAAAGAGGCTCTTCCGAGAAGGATATTGGCGAGTCAACGGTCGACTACGCGTACAACAAGTCGGACCTTTGCCACAGGAAATACCAGGACGTTTCCTCTCAGGAATACTCCTACCATAAAACGTCGGATTACAACAGATCAAGTTCCTACACTTTGCCGTCTTCGATCCGCGAAGACGAAATTGGCACTCATTTGACCGTTCACAGACGCGAGTCGCATTCCCTGTCACCGAGCCACCAGTTTTCGACACGGAAACTACCCGTTCCGGTCAACCCTTACCTCTCGAAGCTTTCCCCCAGTCTGGAAGACGTCACGAAACGACCGGTTTCCCACCCGGAGTTCCTCGACAAAATGAACGTTGCCAAGTACGCGGATCATTCGAGCCAAGGGTCGAATAACTACCGGAAATCTTCTCTGAGCTTGGGAAACATCGGGCATGCTAGCAGAGGCGCCACTCATAGTCTGGAGAAGACGCCGAGCCCAAAGATCCAATTCAGCCCGTTTCCGGTCAGAAACACCGCTAGAAAACCAAGGGAGTTAGGGCTCAAGCTCGGCCTGTACTCGCCAGTCAGTCCTGAGGGTGGCCAGGTGAAACGATCGCACTGATTTTGAGCCCACGGCCgattttattgattttgatACTTACTTTTTAACACTGTATTAATCGTTATTCGAAAATGTTTCCTTCCATTTGCGCTACATAGACGATAACTACGTGCTGCTGCAAACTATAGTTTAgccgagaagaaaaataaataaacaaataatagaGAATGATTGAAAAGTCATTCAACCAGCTATTTTAAACAGACGTCATATTATAACGAATCATCGTTCGAATCTTGTTATGGTTAACAAAGTGAGCCTAAgatttacttttcaaaaagTACAACTGCAGCTTTGTTATGGACATTCATCTCGCTCGTAGAAAGATTATTTTTGCATACGCGTTTGATTAATAAGTTCAGAATGTACTTGAATGTATAAGTTACAATGGTCCATATTAAGAATCAACGGGACTATAAGTATGCATCCCGATTTACGGTTCGATGATTTGAAAGTGATTAGATAATAAtgaaatgtgtaaaaatgtaagtaaataaaaatcagggatggatgagaatattttttctttctttcatgtAATACGCTAAGCTAACTATATTTACGTAATTATGTTGATTTGCACATTGAATACTACACACGTAACGTTGTAATGAAGTTAGGTAAGACTTATGTATCTGAAAGAAACATCGTGTTTTATACGTTTCCTAGTAATTTGAAACCTATTGTACCGTTTCATTCTAGACAACAACTTTTTTTGGCAGGAATAATATTTGCCAATaacattttttgataatatgatATTTGTATCGATACTCTCCTTTTGTCatcgtcaaatttttgttctatttATCAAAAGTTTCAGAGGTTCACTTTGTTATGATTGGTTAAGAGAAAACATTATTGACAATATACATTTTAGTGTATCTAATAATGAATTTTCCCACTGAAATACGATACAATACCTACCTTATATTTGTAAAATCATTGGGTGATTAATCATGGTGGTGAGAGGTTCGATAAAACAGAATGTTACGGGAGTAGCATGATGAAAATGAGTATTTCTAGTCCTAAATAACAGATAATGTAGAGAATATCGAAAAGCGGATAAGTCCTATAAGGATAATGAGTTATGAGAAATAAGACACGTTTTTAAGTGAATACGTGAAATTGCTGTGCGATGCTCTAGCTTCGTAAGGTTATACTGTAAATAGAATTGTAATGGTCTCGGCTGATAAAAGACTGTATATTAGAAAGGCATAATATTATAAGCAAATTATAAAGAACAGTAcactgaataaaaatattgaataaacatTTATTCCAACGtcgtttcatttctttcagACCATCATTTCCCAATCACCCCATCATCTGACTGACATACACgtaagtgtaaaaaatttgtactcCACTGTATTTCCACAATCAGTTCGAGTCTTTTATCTGACCGTGTTTAAAAGACTATCGCGTCTCTTGTGTTGTTAGAAATGATTTAAAATAGCGCTGCGATGTAATGAGCAAATATGGTGACGTAAAAAAACCAAAACTCATATTTTGACGGCAATGGGATATTTTGGACTCACCAAGAAAGCTTTCGCTGGAACAAATCTTACTCGACGCTTCAAAGCCAAGTAGGAATCTCGCTGAACTAACATTTCGGGAATAAATAGGGTAGGTGAACATCAGTTGGCAAAACGACACTTGGGTATTGAATTAGTAATTCGTGGTGTCAGAAATTTGGAGTCCTGCTGATGCGGACTGTCCATCACGCCTATAAGATATCACTCTAGGTACGGGGATAGAAGCAAAAGTTTTAATACCTTACAGTCTTCAAATATCAGCGGTGCCGATTTAGTTACAATTATACGACTTTGGTTCGAAGTGTATACATCAATTCTTTGACACATGTCTATGAAGCGTTCTAGAATCATCGACCTGACCACGAACCtttccaatttcaatttcagtttCTTATTAGTAAATCGTAGGCAGTCTCAGCTTGAAATCACGGTTGGCAAAGTTTAAGATTTAAAAAACATGAGCTTTCCAGTAAATGCAAGGTTTCACGCAATCACTGTTAGccaaaatgaatttttatgaaatttaccCAGAAAGTTCTTTGAGCGAGCATAAATATTCAGCGTCGAACAAAGATGGAAGGGAATTTAGTTTGGGAGATATAAGCAAATAAATTGAGAATAATGAACTCGAATAAAACAGGAAAAGGGGAAAAAGTTAGTGCGAAGAAATCTTTTACCAGGATTTAAAAGTGgactgtgaattttttaagcTAGAGATATTTCATATTCTGTTGATCATTTTCTGCCTTCACAACTTCTTGAatcgattttctttcttctttttagcTGTTAATTTTTCGTACCTTGCAAGCTAAATGTACACCCGTATTTTTTCtgagtacaaaattttatcttttcaCAAAGAATTCACAGTTAGAATTTCTTTAAAATCGATTACCGCTATAATGGCGATTTCGCTAATAAAGTGATCATtaaaaaactgatttcttCGAAAATCTGAAAGTTCGAAAGATGTGACTGGGTCAGAATGGTTGAGAGTAGCTGAGACATATAGAACAAAAAGCGTACCAGGAGTTGGTGTGACCTATCTGTCGCAGTAAATTTGTTTCTCCGCAGTGTTCTTCGATTACTGCAGGGCTCGATTTTACTTCGTGCCAAGAAACACGCCATT
Proteins encoded in this region:
- the LOC107218956 gene encoding uncharacterized protein LOC107218956 isoform X1, translated to MNCIVRHKDADLSFKMKCVAVESERVFGDLIVTQQNARFVPQASIYPKDALPAFRNKTRNLAHEVLEAPDFMAMNRRRVLRHQRSVPIPEAIDRPSVLRRLKSADGSPDANGDCNDLGSENPPKKERKTYPAPLLRVHRDQEAVVSSLVDKLLLDIYGLPGGDRGRSESESTASSPRLPPQHRYLQRKRLLAKSTPELQVLVETLSEHVNHAGGLLIRQLRRRDRNIAKRDKQYDVITAHLQALSEKRSEDTKMRFSVAPQPGESGFTQWLDAMKMVARLPGGIPPEFRKRLWLTLSERHLQQRGVDWRQAEKLCFNEWSNPDDEELGIQIVKDLHRTGCSLFCGAAGRDNQAVLRRVLLGFARWNKSVGYCQGLNVLAALVLQVMDRAEAASVKVMIYLIEGVLPEGYFADNLRGLSVDMAVFRDLLRMRLPKLSRHLETLQSDAKDKATGSSYEPPLTNVFTMQWFLTLFCHCLPQEAVLRVWDLIFLEGDEVLLRTALAIWEGLADRIMTVTSADEFYSIMGVLTREMLEFTDTNNLIKAIVSTGPLIGVTALREKHRYNITPWARRLSDDDETETEEDERLAVAAAMFGMSHRSRRVSERETSSSSSLQTVAASNDRDRLALDISTLKQQYAKLRERQRQAHIILSAACARQSLVPSATSQAMNHLLVGKSALVSGKARQLGPLHGAVSPRVRLGPPHSPKNPNRKDRQGVTLHWKDTKRRKENKDDTPGEGPSCGNDAESTSEGMSVVTSTSPRLSAGANADSDSDSTSTELCDEPDRLSDVDSEELTSNSDCYVMATDDEKSPRREGTDNKTSPSHHDFAYGQQKGAQSLKLPSNLEETSISEITDQIRRLSTDNERLGRYKLADEAPDQVERESLDSVKTDDVPVFATDIDSINSSSVERVERPSETLGSFDFSSTISGGPNAGESSSVSVENETEVQILDEYQFTDPSLFPLKVLSSSHLESSDDPEVLEFDKRVAADTSARIDRPDMGKRYDFAPELKYSNFDDDNLVAVDSEARHSETEPDFGNGASTVQLASSPGMIGDNLNKVVADSKPYSRSYVIGHVPISPINLEQKLNYSAEYPSSTAAIKIVERETQEFPMKIHEPQNKSNGVSVNISSVDFTRNNDLVRIKPATSPAAVVGVRLELSQTPTTPGSDKSCSSGETMGPDSKTSSLTTSPRTPVSFDSRDFHAEKSAASSVSSESKTLTLRSIGSDDQDVQLKAAMRITSLAKSSSPSLISFDSLKGKSSLSPKLEASSSSDSCSPDRKKSSERSFSSDLQSPISANSIKFTSNCKGGRGTYSDSPINLCSATSPFYPIARPNEKTPSPYSTAKQKNSTTDSEETSPEQKSTSSKGSGKLIASESRKDRVIRSEEGMDFTGSSKDDFRHNLGKDRSQETDIESSLADDKCKMEETDTTRFYGINYSQSYRTESQLEENESRDQYADKDTVSPLPREKFEKLAIFYDKSSKSLLERNKDRTNEYEVGQDYSKPFERSSSSLDKRFTDSKLSSSSDEFGRNSLKKRSSDILEDLRHLEIKSTGDGGSENGLTKKASDILQDLKSLEARRQDTFSDSANGFSKVRLIDLEMNIPTVSRKQYVIEPKIQIQEDSDSFLNTLARVSDNTKTDDDKEPKLGVWTKVKPRKKSDNGRRSSDRALKIIQENSAILHRILTCQAKKRLPDLEEISKEITISPINEEISKIFSPILEKIGLNEHEINEELARINFKDLDQLSMTSGSEFDAKINDELSKLSLIDDTEEIDNLDLDEALSRDYLDTREALIDRQINEELSKLLANYEERPSSSGLPRQEQGSSSQNISEMEGLDLSSISTNVFSHKSSNDSIDTKSELGSIQEGVIKPEKSYDYNDKPIPYPPPKYNLQDLSPKSDIDIYRELEKLDKISAGEIYPSMQPVSAPEVISTNPYAPDHALTYGERMSPILSYTPKAEKSFDLSPLRSPYDSYKPYDFKSRISPRKTPGNPYSVRSYEKPSMDSSFEFSDHKSVASSHIYDISPKRAVISKETLEFRVRYDDEPPPKIRSDDFTLRSFQTDIANLDKGAAYYETNTADPAKYLPRDERGSSEKDIGESTVDYAYNKSDLCHRKYQDVSSQEYSYHKTSDYNRSSSYTLPSSIREDEIGTHLTVHRRESHSLSPSHQFSTRKLPVPVNPYLSKLSPSLEDVTKRPVSHPEFLDKMNVAKYADHSSQGSNNYRKSSLSLGNIGHASRGATHSLEKTPSPKIQFSPFPVRNTARKPRELGLKLGLYSPVSPEGGQVKRSH
- the LOC107218956 gene encoding uncharacterized protein LOC107218956 isoform X2, which translates into the protein MNCIVRHKDADLSFKMKCVAVESERVFGDLIVTQQNARFVPQASIYPKDALPAFRNKTRNLAHEVLEAPDFMAMNRRRVLRHQRSVPIPEAIDRPSVLRRLKSADGSPDANGDCNDLGSENPPKKERKTYPAPLLRVHRDQEAVVSSLVDKLLLDIYGLPGGDRGRSESESTASSPRLPPQHRYLQRKRLLAKSTPELQVLVETLSEHVNHAGGLLIRQLRRRDRNIAKRDKQYDVITAHLQALSEKRSEDTKMRFSVAPQPGESGFTQWLDAMKMVARLPGGIPPEFRKRLWLTLSERHLQQRGVDWRQAEKLCFNEWSNPDDEELGIQIVKDLHRTGCSLFCGAAGRDNQAVLRRVLLGFARWNKSVGYCQGLNVLAALVLQVMDRAEAASVKVMIYLIEGVLPEGYFADNLRGLSVDMAVFRDLLRMRLPKLSRHLETLQSDAKDKATGSSYEPPLTNVFTMQWFLTLFCHCLPQEAVLRVWDLIFLEGDEVLLRTALAIWEGLADRIMTVTSADEFYSIMGVLTREMLEFTDTNNLIKAIVSTGPLIGVTALREKHRYNITPWARRLSDDDETETEEDERLAVAAAMFGMSHRSRRERETSSSSSLQTVAASNDRDRLALDISTLKQQYAKLRERQRQAHIILSAACARQSLVPSATSQAMNHLLVGKSALVSGKARQLGPLHGAVSPRVRLGPPHSPKNPNRKDRQGVTLHWKDTKRRKENKDDTPGEGPSCGNDAESTSEGMSVVTSTSPRLSAGANADSDSDSTSTELCDEPDRLSDVDSEELTSNSDCYVMATDDEKSPRREGTDNKTSPSHHDFAYGQQKGAQSLKLPSNLEETSISEITDQIRRLSTDNERLGRYKLADEAPDQVERESLDSVKTDDVPVFATDIDSINSSSVERVERPSETLGSFDFSSTISGGPNAGESSSVSVENETEVQILDEYQFTDPSLFPLKVLSSSHLESSDDPEVLEFDKRVAADTSARIDRPDMGKRYDFAPELKYSNFDDDNLVAVDSEARHSETEPDFGNGASTVQLASSPGMIGDNLNKVVADSKPYSRSYVIGHVPISPINLEQKLNYSAEYPSSTAAIKIVERETQEFPMKIHEPQNKSNGVSVNISSVDFTRNNDLVRIKPATSPAAVVGVRLELSQTPTTPGSDKSCSSGETMGPDSKTSSLTTSPRTPVSFDSRDFHAEKSAASSVSSESKTLTLRSIGSDDQDVQLKAAMRITSLAKSSSPSLISFDSLKGKSSLSPKLEASSSSDSCSPDRKKSSERSFSSDLQSPISANSIKFTSNCKGGRGTYSDSPINLCSATSPFYPIARPNEKTPSPYSTAKQKNSTTDSEETSPEQKSTSSKGSGKLIASESRKDRVIRSEEGMDFTGSSKDDFRHNLGKDRSQETDIESSLADDKCKMEETDTTRFYGINYSQSYRTESQLEENESRDQYADKDTVSPLPREKFEKLAIFYDKSSKSLLERNKDRTNEYEVGQDYSKPFERSSSSLDKRFTDSKLSSSSDEFGRNSLKKRSSDILEDLRHLEIKSTGDGGSENGLTKKASDILQDLKSLEARRQDTFSDSANGFSKVRLIDLEMNIPTVSRKQYVIEPKIQIQEDSDSFLNTLARVSDNTKTDDDKEPKLGVWTKVKPRKKSDNGRRSSDRALKIIQENSAILHRILTCQAKKRLPDLEEISKEITISPINEEISKIFSPILEKIGLNEHEINEELARINFKDLDQLSMTSGSEFDAKINDELSKLSLIDDTEEIDNLDLDEALSRDYLDTREALIDRQINEELSKLLANYEERPSSSGLPRQEQGSSSQNISEMEGLDLSSISTNVFSHKSSNDSIDTKSELGSIQEGVIKPEKSYDYNDKPIPYPPPKYNLQDLSPKSDIDIYRELEKLDKISAGEIYPSMQPVSAPEVISTNPYAPDHALTYGERMSPILSYTPKAEKSFDLSPLRSPYDSYKPYDFKSRISPRKTPGNPYSVRSYEKPSMDSSFEFSDHKSVASSHIYDISPKRAVISKETLEFRVRYDDEPPPKIRSDDFTLRSFQTDIANLDKGAAYYETNTADPAKYLPRDERGSSEKDIGESTVDYAYNKSDLCHRKYQDVSSQEYSYHKTSDYNRSSSYTLPSSIREDEIGTHLTVHRRESHSLSPSHQFSTRKLPVPVNPYLSKLSPSLEDVTKRPVSHPEFLDKMNVAKYADHSSQGSNNYRKSSLSLGNIGHASRGATHSLEKTPSPKIQFSPFPVRNTARKPRELGLKLGLYSPVSPEGGQVKRSH